From the genome of Ectobacillus sp. JY-23, one region includes:
- a CDS encoding YqkE family protein — MKKKKQQKLTTAHNESQAIHVKDRLNDDLIQKLKGKQKRLTEKLEQERIAEIERKQREAKEKEKNKTFEELFSESNLSWKDFK, encoded by the coding sequence ATGAAAAAGAAAAAACAACAGAAGTTAACAACAGCTCACAATGAATCGCAAGCGATACATGTAAAGGACAGATTAAATGATGATTTGATTCAAAAGTTAAAGGGAAAACAAAAAAGATTAACGGAAAAATTGGAACAAGAACGCATTGCTGAAATAGAGCGCAAACAGCGTGAAGCGAAAGAAAAAGAAAAGAATAAAACATTTGAAGAGTTATTTTCAGAAAGTAACTTGTCTTGGAAAGATTTTAAGTAA